Proteins co-encoded in one Brassica oleracea var. oleracea cultivar TO1000 chromosome C4, BOL, whole genome shotgun sequence genomic window:
- the LOC106342561 gene encoding putative F-box/kelch-repeat protein At4g39600 gives MSLTAIGSGEEPPSKKLAIEPTTNLPLPDELVLGCFARASRLHYPILSLVSKTFRSLTSSPELYQTRSLLNCTENCLYVCLQFPNDPCLRWFTLCRKPDKALKIKKKKKKKKKKKKSSTSGNVLGQVRILGSPPPVEWSNLVAVGHKLYAVRDGPCSSDVFFLDCRTHTWVETPSLRLAHTFSECDGMMYLPGGSESPDSLNFVQVFDVKTQTWNPVPPEKKIFRLRDLQGRAYENNDVAAASSRRWLVVARLKDCTTSVEGSGTLCLIEKAFYRYASSSGELLWSNRSTESDVWRKVQGLEGLPKFTRYCNVYLVESGGKLVVFWDKYVPARGGYKEKMIWCAEISLDTRSSEEVWGKVEWFDAVLTVPKSYKFVYSIAATL, from the coding sequence ATGTCGTTGACAGCCATCGGTTCCGGTGAAGAGCCACCGTCAAAGAAGCTAGCAATAGAACCTACGACCAATCTGCCACTCCCAGATGAGCTAGTATTGGGTTGCTTCGCCCGCGCCTCGAGATTGCACTACCCGATTCTCTCACTCGTCTCCAAGACCTTTCGTTCGCTCACTTCTTCACCGGAGCTTTACCAGACCCGATCTCTACTAAACTGCACCGAGAACTGTCTCTACGTGTGCCTGCAGTTCCCTAATGACCCTTGCCTCCGCTGGTTCACTCTCTGTCGGAAACCCGACAAAGCCCTTAAGATAAAGAAGAAGAAGAAGAAGAAGAAGAAGAAGAAGAAGAGTTCAACAAGTGGCAATGTCTTGGGTCAGGTTCGGATTCTCGGTTCTCCTCCTCCCGTGGAATGGTCAAATCTCGTAGCTGTTGGTCATAAGCTCTACGCAGTCAGAGATGGCCCCTGCTCTTCAGACGTCTTCTTTCTCGACTGTCGAACGCACACGTGGGTTGAAACTCCGAGCTTGAGGCTTGCTCACACCTTTTCAGAGTGTGATGGGATGATGTATTTACCAGGAGGCTCCGAGAGCCCAGATTCTCTCAACTTTGTGCAAGTGTTTGACGTAAAGACACAAACTTGGAACCCCGTGCCTCCCGAGAAGAAGATATTCAGACTCAGAGATTTACAAGGAAGGGCTTACGAGAACAATGATGTAGCGGCGGCGTCGTCTCGTAGGTGGCTTGTGGTTGCAAGGCTAAAGGATTGTACAACGTCCGTGGAAGGGTCTGGTACTCTCTGTTTGATAGAGAAAGCATTCTATCGATATGCATCATCCAGTGGGGAGCTACTTTGGTCTAACCGTAGCACCGAATCAGATGTTTGGAGGAAAGTTCAAGGCTTGGAAGGACTGCCTAAGTTTACCCGCTATTGCAATGTTTATTTAGTTGAAAGTGGTGGTAAGTTGGTGGTGTTTTGGGATAAGTATGTGCCTGCACGTGGTGGGTATAAGGAGAAGATGATTTGGTGTGCAGAGATTTCGCTGGATACGCGCAGCAGTGAAGAGGTTTGGGGAAAGGTAGAGTGGTTCGATGCTGTGCTTACAGTACCAAAGTCTTACAAGTTCGTGTATTCTATTGCCGCTACCCTTTGA
- the LOC106342560 gene encoding UDP-glycosyltransferase 71C2-like, with protein MEKQEAELIFIPFPITGHLLATIELVKIILSHDPRRINTITILNWGLPFLPQSNNDASLQSLAKSEPRVRIVALPELANPPPMEFFVRAPEAYLLEFVKRMVPLVRDAVSTLLSSSRDGSDSVRVVGIVLDMFCVPLMDVGNELCLPSYIFLTCSAGFLSLAKHIPERHLRVKSGFDRSSGEEENTVPGYVASVPTKVLPLGLLTSESYDAWVDMTGRFHEAKGILVNSSIAIEPNAFGYFDRIPVNEYPPVYPVGPILCFNDRPILDPLERDRVMTWLDEQPESSVVFLCFGSLKNLAATQVKEIAQALEIVGCRFLWSIRTDPKEYPNPFEILPDGFMNRVSGLGFVCGWAPQVEILAHKAIGGFVSHCGWNSILESLRFGVPIATWPMYAEQQLNAFTMVKELGLALEMRLDYVLADGEIVKADEIARAVRSLMEGEDVPRGKLKEIAEAAKEAMMDGGSSFVAIERFIDEVVVSAMDCSKSREY; from the coding sequence ATGGAGAAGCAAGAAGCAGAGCTTATCTTCATCCCTTTCCCGATCACCGGACACCTTCTCGCCACCATCGAACTCGTAAAAATTATCCTCAGCCACGACCCTCGTCGGATCAACACCATCACCATCCTCAACTGGGGTTTACCTTTCCTCCCTCAGTCCAACAACGACGCTTCCCTCCAGTCCCTAGCCAAGTCAGAGCCTCGAGTCCGTATCGTCGCTTTACCCGAGCTCGCAAACCCTCCACCGATGGAGTTCTTCGTAAGAGCTCCCGAAGCTTACCTTCTTGAATTCGTCAAGAGAATGGTTCCTTTGGTGAGAGACGCTGTCTCGACTCTCTTGTCTTCTTCCCGTGATGGATCAGACTCGGTTCGCGTCGTGGGAATTGTCCTCGACATGTTCTGTGTCCCTTTGATGGATGTCGGAAACGAGTTGTGCCTCCCTTCGTACATTTTCCTCACTTGTAGCGCCGGTTTTTTGAGTTTGGCGAAACACATCCCGGAGAGGCACCTTCGTGTGAAGTCCGGATTCGATCGGAGCTCCGGCGAGGAGGAGAATACTGTTCCTGGATACGTCGCCTCCGTTCCGACCAAGGTTTTGCCACTTGGTCTGCTCACGAGCGAGTCCTACGACGCATGGGTCGATATGACCGGAAGGTTTCATGAAGCTAAGGGTATTTTGGTAAATTCGTCTATTGCTATCGAGCCTAACGCCTTTGGTTATTTCGATCGTATACCAGTAAATGAATACCCACCCGTTTACCCAGTGGGTCCGATTCTCTGCTTCAACGACCGTCCAATTTTGGACCCGTTGGAGCGAGATCGGGTCATGACGTGGCTCGACGAGCAACCAGAGTCATCCGTAGTGTTCCTCTGTTTTGGGAGCTTGAAGAATCTCGCTGCGACTCAGGTTAAGGAGATAGCTCAAGCTCTAGAGATCGTCGGCTGCAGGTTCCTCTGGTCGATTCGAACAGACCCGAAGGAGTACCCAAACCCGTTTGAAATTTTACCAGACGGGTTTATGAACCGGGTCTCGGGTCTGGGCTTTGTGTGCGGTTGGGCTCCACAAGTTGAGATTCTGGCCCATAAAGCAATCGGAGGATTTGTGTCTCACTGCGGTTGGAACTCAATACTTGAGAGTTTGCGTTTCGGTGTTCCAATCGCCACGTGGCCGATGTACGCGGAGCAGCAGTTAAACGCGTTCACGATGGTGAAGGAGCTTGGTTTGGCCTTGGAGATGCGTTTGGATTACGTGCTAGCAGATGGAGAAATAGTGAAAGCTGATGAAATCGCTAGAGCCGTCCGATCTTTAATGGAGGGTGAAGATGTGCCGAGGGGGAAACTGAAGGAGATAGCTGAAGCAGCAAAAGAGGCTATGATGGACGGTGGATCTTCGTTTGTTGCGATTGAAAGATTCATCGACGAGGTGGTGGTATCTGCTATGGATTGTTCCAAGTCTAGAGAATACTAA